In the Gopherus flavomarginatus isolate rGopFla2 chromosome 23, rGopFla2.mat.asm, whole genome shotgun sequence genome, cactcagggcttgtctctgGGCACCTGATTCACATGGGTTTAACCCCCATCCCTGAACCGGCAATCGCCCCATCTCACCCCCCCAGGACTGTGACAACGGCCAGTGCAGCCCATATCAGATCCCGTCCCCGATCAGAGCTACAGGCTTGTCTAGAAccactgaggcagggggttgcgggttgggagtgaggggcacaggcagggctgggggggcagggctgggctggcaggggctgcgggtcaggagtgaggggcaccggcagggcttgggggggcagggctgggctggcaggggctgcgggtcaggagtgaggggcaccccagCGGTGGGGACGCCGGGTCTGGAGtgcaaagggggcgggggggccgggCCGGCCTGGGGCACGGTGACCCCGCCCCAGAAGATAAGGCCCTGTGTGCATTGGCAGGGGCCCAGGGACAAGCCAGGTACAAACTCCCCCGCAGGGCCCAGTCCAAGCCCCCGAGTCCGGACGCAGCCGTGATGCAGCTCGGTGCCCTtctctgcctgctgctggccccgggGGCCATGCTGGGGGGCCAGGCCAAGGTGCCCCCCTCCCGGCCTTACAACCAGGTCATTGTGGTGCCCAACGGGGCCCCGCGTGGGGTGTGGGGGCCTGTGGAGATGTGCCCTGAGGGCAGCTACGCCAATGGCTTCAATTCGAAGGtagcagctccccctccccacttatACACCCCCCTTTATATCCCTCCCCCTCTGACCCttatcccctgccccccacctgccccatatccccctcccccaacatccCCCTTATCTCTCGCCCCCACCagtccccttttccccccaccccccaacaggccccttatccctccacccccccaacaGCCCCTTATCTCCCTGCCCCCAATAGCCCCCCTATCTCCCACCCCCTTTTCCTCCTCCCATCCAccaaccccctctccctgccccctctctgactctcacccccccacctcaccctgtCTCTGCCCCCCGCTCCCAGGGCAATGCGCCAGGGGAGGACAACACGGGGCTAAACGGGATCCGTCTGCACTGTTCCGACGGCACCACCATCCAGTCCAGCGTGGGAGCGTGAGTActggacgcctgggtccctcACGGCAGCCATGGGCCCACCCCACCTTGTGTCAGCCCCCAAGGGCTAGACCCCTTCTGAGCCCCCACCCAAGGACTCCGCCATATGGAGAGGGAGGGATGCATAGACAGATCGGGATGTGGGGATGGACGTGGGGTGAGGAAGGGATAGGTGGATGGAGGAGGGATGTATagacagatgggggtgtgggtacCAACatggggggagaaaggggtgggtggatgggggtgggatgtatagacagatgggggtgtgggtacAGATATagggagaggaaggggtgggtggatgggggtgggatgtATAGACAGATGGGAGTGTGGGTACGAACatggggggagaaaggggtgggtggatgggggagggatgtatagacagatgggggtgtgggtacgaacatggggggaggaaggggtgggtggatgggggtgggatgtatagacagatgggggtgtgggtacGGACATGGGGGGAGgtaggggtgggtggatgggggtgggatgtatagacagatgggggtgtgggtacggacatggggggaggaaggggtgggtggatgggggagggatgtatagacagatgggggtgtggggatggacatggggggaggaaggggtgggtggatgagggAGGGATGtacagacagatgggggtgtgggtacGGACATGGGGGGAGAAagggatgggtggatggggatgggatgtatagacagatgggggtgtgggtacagatatggggggaggaaggggtgggtggatgggggtgggatgtatagacagatgggggtgtgggtacGGACatggggggagaaaggggtgggtggatgggggtgggatgtatagacagatgggggtgtgggtacGGACatggggggagaaaggggtgggtggatgggggtgggatgtatagacagatgggggtgtggggatggacatggggggagaaaggggtgggtggatgggggagggatgtaTAGACAGATGGAGGTGTGGGGATGGAcatgggggggagaaaggggtgggtggatgggggtgggatgtatagacagatgggggtgtggggatggacatggggggaggaaggggtgggtggatgggggtgggatgtATAGACAGATGGGGATGTGGGGATGGACATGGGGTGAGAaaggggtgggtggatgagggAGGGATGTATagacagatgggggtgtgggtacGGACatggggggagaaaggggtgggtggatgagggAGGGATGTATagacagatgggggtgtgggtacggacatggggggaggaaggggtgggtggatgggggagggatgtatagacagatgggggtgtgggtacaaatatggggggaggaaggggtgggtggatgggggagggatgtatagacagatgggggtgtgggtacggacatgggggggaggaaggggtgggtggatgCGGGTGGGATGTATagacagatgggggtgtggggatggacatggggggagaaaggggtgggtggatgggggagggatgtaTAGACAGATGGAGGTGTGGGGATGGacatggggggaggaaggggtgggtggatgagggAGGGATGTATagacagatgggggtgtggggatggacatgggaggaggaaggggtgggtggatgggggtgggatgtatagacagatgggggtgtgggtacgaacatggggggaggaagggctgggtggatgggggtgggatgtATAGACAGATGGGAGTGTGGGTACGAACatggggggagaaaggggtgggtggatgggggtgggatgtatagacagatgggggtgtgggtacggacatggggggaggaaggggtgggtggatgggggagggatgtatagacagatggggtgtggggatggacatggggggagaaaggggtgggtggatgggggagggatgtatagacagatgggggtgtgggtacggacatggggggaggaaggggtgggtggatgggggagggatgtatagacagatggggtgtggggatggacatggggggagaaaggggtgggtggatgggggagggatgtatagacagatgggggtgtgggtacagatatgggaggaggaaggggtgggtggatgggggtgagggatgtatagacagatgggggtgtggggatggacatggggggaggaaggggtgggtggatgggggagggatgtatagacagatgggggtgtgggtgcgaacatggggggaggaaggggtgggtggatgggggagggatgtaTAGACAGATGGAGGTGTGGGTACGAacatggggggaggaaggggtgggtggatgggggagggatgtatagacagatgggggtgtggggatggacatggggggaggaaggggtgggtggatgggggagggatgtatagacagatgggggtgtggggatggacatggggggaggaagaggtgggtggatgggggtgggatgtATAGACAGATGGGGTGTGAGGGGGTAAAGGGTTCGGTGGGTagtgggggtgggtggatggagggTTAGTTGGGTAGAGCAGTGGGAAGGTGGGTGGAGGGACAGATGAACAGACAGGTGGGTAGGTGGGTGGATAGATGGAcagatgggtgggtgggtggatggatggatggacgggtggAGGGATAGATGGATGGACGGGTGGAGGGGTGGATAgagggacggatggatggatgggtggctAGATGGATGGACAggtggaggggtggatggggaggtgggtgggtagATGGATGGTCAGGTGGAGGGGTGGATGGACAGGTGGGTACGtgggtggagggatggatggacaggtgggTGGATAGATGGACAGATGGGTGGACAGGTGGGCGGAGGGACGAATAGACAGGTGGATAAGTGGGTGAATGGATGGACGGGTGGagggacagacagatggacagatgggtgggtgggtggatggatggatggacaggtgggcGGGTGGAGGGATAGATGGACGGACgggtggagggatgggtagatggGTGGAAGGACAAATGGACAGGTGGGTAGGTGGGTGgacgggtgggtgggtggagggacaggtgggtgggtgggtgaacacatggatggatgggtgggtggatggaccGTGGAGAGGTGGGTAGGTGGGTGGGTAGATGGACGGACGGTTGGGTGGAGGGCGGGATGGACAGACAGGTGGGCAAGTGGGTGGATGGGTCAGTAGGTGGGTGGATAGATGGGTGGATGagtggagggatggatgggtgggtgggtgggtggatggagagatgggtggagggatggatggacaggtggAAGGACAGATGGACAAGTGGATAGGTGGGTGGGTAGGTAGGTGAGTGAATGGGTGGAAGGATGGGTTgacgggtgggtgggtggagaggCGGATGCACGGACGGGTGGAGGAACGGACAGACAGACTGGTAGGTGGGTGGAGGGACGGACGGACAGGTgggtggatgaatggatggacaggtggatgggtgggtggagagACCAATGGACAGAGATGAACAGATGGGTGGATGGGTGGAGGGACAGATGGACGGGTGGGTAGGTGAGTGGATacatggatggatgggtgggtagATGAGTGGAGGGATGGACGGACGGGAGgagggacagatggatgggtggaCAGGTGGAAGGATGAGTAGATAAATGGACGGACGGGTGGACAGGTGGAAGGATGAGTAGATAAATGGACGGACGGGTGGACaggtggagggatggatgggtggatgggtgAGTAGATGGGTGGGTGGAGGGACGGACGGATGGGTAGGTGGATACATGGGTGGGTGGAGGGATGGACAGGGGGGCAGGCGGACAGGTGGGTGGACGGATAGGTGGAGGGACGGGTGGGTGGAGGGACaggtggagggatggatggatgggtggagggacGGACGGATGGGTAGGTGGGTAGATGGGTGGGTGGAGGGATGGACAGGGGGGCGGGCAGACAGGTGGGTGGACGGATAGGTGGAGGGACGGAtgggtggatgggtgggtggagggaCAGGTGGAGGGATGGATGAATGGGTGGAGGGACGGACGGACAGACAGGCACCTCTAACCCCTTCCTCCCCCGGCTCAGGTGGGGCTGGTGGCAGAGGGCCCGGTACTGCCCCTGGGGCTACCTTCGCGCCTTCTCGCTGGGGGTGCAGCCGCGGCAGGACGCCAGGGACGACGTGGCCGCCACCAGCCTGCGCGTGGCCTGCTCCGACGGGGAGCTGCTGGCCGGCGACGCCGGGGACCGGGAGGggccctggagccacccctgcctctcTGGCTCCGTCTGTGGCCTCCAGACCCGGGTGGAGGAGCCGGGGGGCCAACGGGGGGCCAACACGGCCCTCAACGACTTCCGTTTCTTCTGCTGCCCGCCCTAGGGCCCCCCCGGGGGCACCTGCCCATTAAATCTGGCCCAGGGCCTCTTCCCAGCCGCCTCGTGTCTTTATTGGGGGCTGGGATTGTGGGGGGAGCCTGGCCTGGGGGTCTGGGGGGACAGGCCTAGTGCACCCTGGAGGAGTGGAGGCAGGTTCTGGGGGGATTCGGGGTTCATTGGGGTTCCTGTGTCATGGGGGGGGAAGGATTCGGGGTTGGTAGAGGGGAAGCCAGGCAGGGGAACCCGCTCAGACCCCTAGACCCTCTGCTGTCAATGCCCCAGTGTGGGGGGACCCCCACATCAGGCTGCCTCTCAGCCCGTCCTTTGGGGGGGCATCGTAGTCCCCCCCACTGCTCCTGCTGGCACCCTGGACCCAAGCACAGCTCCGTGCGGGGTGGGGAGCATCCGGCTGGGGTTCAACTGagcagcctgcctcagtttcccagaatGGCTCCCTTGTCTGACAGGACCCCTCCTTGTGGGGGCAggcatggggagggggggtgccgGGAGCCAGCTTGTTACCAAGCCAGAGGGCAAAATAATCCCCCCACCACCAATgcgttctcccccaccccccatgacaTCTCATCCTCTGGCGCCCCATgcaccccactcctgggctgttcgtccgccctccagccccccaggttccccctcccccgggcccCACCCCGCCCGCGACCCCCACATCTTCCCACACCTGGCTTCACGGGGTCCCCACGCACAGGCCAGCCCTGTGTCCACCCTGGCTGGGTTGGGGTCTCTCCCGGCCCACCCCTCCGGAGCTCCCCCCTTCTGGCCTCGCTAGGGAATTAACGGCTCCAACCCAGGTGCGGGTCCTAGGTCGTTCCCCGGGGTACGGACGGGGAGCGTGTAGCTCAGTCGCTCGCCTGGCACCATTTACACGTCCGGCTTAGCCAAACCCAGGGGCATTGGTAGCAGGAGATAAAGAAAAATTCAGAGGAGGGGGTGTCACGGACCCGCAGGTGCCCACACTctgcggtccgtggggggtgccccgttcagtgtgacagcccttctcggggggccactctctcccggggtcaggcccctccacctcccggAGCCGCACCTCTCTCAGCCTCAGCACATCTGTTTCTGCCATGGCCCCCCCTAcggagtcccctcgctctgggccCCCCCGGGGCCGCCaccccctgttctctagcccggagcgactctccgccagcgtaacacaggagggGTTATCGAGCgatgaacccagcacaggaaattcTCAGGATCCCCAGGCCTGGTGCAGTTGTAaagttttatgtttgtattttatatcatgagggcaggggactggactcggtgacctctcgaggtcccttccagtcctagatgTGGTACGTATGAAATGTATTGGGGTATACAGATCAAATATCATATATCCACAAACGGGCGAGGTATATGCACCCCCAGTCATGGAGGTGCTGGGCCATTAGCAGGAGGATTAGAGTCCGCTCCGACCCGTCTGTTGGGGGAATATACCCGCGGTCGTAGCGGGGTCGAGCCCAGATATTGGGGGCTTTGCATTCCCCACTCCATCTCTGTCAGGCAGAGCTGTTTTCAGTGGGTATAATGCAgggcaggcaacctatgtcaCGTGTCCCGatggcggcacacgagctgattttcagtggcactgacactgcccgggtcctggccaccggctctgcattttaatttaattttaaaccaagcttcttaaacattttaaaacccttatttacttgaacatacaacaatagttgagtTCTCTGTTAtggacttagagaaagagacgcTCTAAAAAAGTTCCAATGTTTTCCTGGCCCGTGAAGCCTGagatgagagtgaataaatgaaggctcggcGCCTCGCTTCGGAAAGGTGGCCGACCCCTGAGATGGACGTTTGTGTCGCGTAAGTCCCAGCACGAGTGTGGACGTGGAAGAGTTGTGAAGATAAAGAGATTCAGAAAGAATCATGTTTGGGTGGGACTTTCTGTGGGACACCCAATGCTGAAGGATCACCCCACTTTCTGTGGGACACCCAACGCTGCTTGAAGTTTGGCAATGTAGTATTTTCGGCGAGCGGCGTTGTGGAGATTTCACCATTTTGAAAGCAATGTTTAAGGGAAGgggccaggaggggtgggggctagttaaggatcccaccctccttgctaaatTGGTAGTGGGACGAAACCTGTGTCCGTGAAAAGGGATGACGGTTTTACGAGGGACGCAGGgttgggcccagacaagcaggcaggcaACTGATACAAAAaaattggaaaacaggttggaagccctgAGGGCagagtgtcaggagtaagaaaaaaaataaaacataagcaCAGGCGTGGGGAATTCGGATCCCTGGGACAGTACTGGGAAGGGTGGAATCGGAGTGGACGAAGGCGTCATCCGGGGAGAGAAGCAAGGGATTTAAGGAGAGAGAGGGCGACGTTAGCTCTGCAGAGGCTGGAGGGAATGACGCAGTGAAACGTTGGACCTTAACTGGGTACAGATGTCATCGGCGTACAGCTGTGTAAAACTGAAGGCAACGTAAggaatgttaaaaacaaaagaacaccAGCGAATAAATCGATTGTGTAAATCTGTGGAACGTTTCGGACCTAAGCCAACAACCCGATTTGTAAAACTCTTGTTCTGTAGATTGAAACCAAATGGGTTTTGTGTTCACATAACACCACTAGAATCCATCGGAATCTTCCCGTTCGAAGTTGCAAAACTGAAAAAACACATTTTGCCAGGCACAGGTAACGCGCGTTGTTTGGCATTGGGATTTAACGTGTAACCCGGAAGGTGCCTGAATGCTTTATACGTTGAATATCTTTTTCAagctgcagcagggcagtcaaATCGGGAGAAGGGGGAAAGATTCTGGAGCTGTCTTTTCAGTAACAAAATAGCAGTAGTAAAAGACAGTGGCTCTGTGTAATCCAAGGTCCCGTTGCTAAGGATTCATGCAAACTCTGTGAGCACAAAAAAACCAGTTATGCCTTACGGAAAAATCGATATGGCTGATGTTATCGGTGTTAAACTATGGCAGGAATGTGCCTGTCCCCTCCCAGAACACGGGCCACGTAtgttacagaaggggaaaaagaATTGTGAAAACCTGACAAACTTGGTCTGCTGCAtaaaagggggaaactgaggcacaggctcAAACACTAATGCTCAGTCAGGAACCGGGGTTCAAAGGACCTGGAGGCAAGGGTCAGTTGGTGCTACCTCAGGTTACACACCTGGGCCCGGTCGTGGGAGAAGAAGGGAGACAGGTAGGTCAGAGAAAGGTCAGGGCGCTACCGACACTCACTCTTTAAGGGTACTGCTAGGAGGATTCAGTTTTCTTAGCCCACCCGTTTATAAATATGCCAAAATCCCTCACCTATTGTGGAAACTGCTACAGAGAAAGGCAGGCCGGGAATGAGGAACAGAGCAGGACCTCGCTTTAACCCTGCCCGGCGTTCCCCTGCTGAATCCCGGCCTTTTGTTATTCCTTTGGCGGCTAATGACCTGGCCTCAGCTGCCGCGGGATTGGAAAATATTGAAAACGGGGACCGACATGAATGGCCAGAGGTCGCTCTGCAGCAAAGAATTGCCTTGGTAGAGGCACCCCCACTGTAAGAATCAGATCTCGTGGGCCAAGAAAAGCAGGTCCGGTTGAATGACGGGAGTCAGGGCCGGCGCcggtgtttttgccgccccaagcggcaaaaaaaaagaagaagccgAGATCATgattggcggcagctccaccgtgctgctttcttcttaggcagcaattcagcggcgggtccttcctgCCAAGCTGGTgcccagagccggccctgatgggaGAGCATGGTAGTACGAGGGAAAAGATGGGTAAAATACGCTGCTGTTAACTTAGCAGAGGAAGTCATTCAGGGACGACTTAGACCACGGATCGGCTGGGCCTGCCGAGCGCCGCGGAATTGATCAGTGTGGCCATTTAAGGCAGTGTGGCCATTCCCCACGGCCCGTGTGTATTTCTGCCAATTGTGATTTTTGTGTAAAAAAAAGACAGGTTTTAATACAGGACTGGTATAGGAATGGGtcaaaagcagcaaataaatatTGGACGTTTACATACAATGGAAAAGAACATCTGTGCTAACCCAGCTAAAAAATGTACCAGTGGGTAACAAAACCCCCATATGTGACATGTAAGGGAACGGGTATGGAGACCACGGGAAATAACCGGGTAGATACAAGTGCGTGACGTAGCCGTTGGAACCAGACGTCAGAAAAGGGACGTCTGTGCTGAGAACTGGCCCCACAGGTCGCCCTCGCCGAGTTCCAGGAAAAAGAGACAGCCGGGAGTTACTTAACGTAGCGCCTCTGTTTGCCCACGGAGGTGAGGAAGGGATTTCAAGGCCAGAGCAGGCCGCAGAACGGAGGCATATAAAAAACGATGTTACAACCTGGGTGTGAAATTGTGTGCGGTGCGCTCGGGACAAGGCTTGTCCTCCACACTGGTGACCACTGATCTGGTGATTGTGGGTAGCTGGAACTCCAGGTGGTATCCCCATAGAGACTCTCTGTTTTAACCTTTATTCCCAGTGGTTTGATATTCCTGTGGGTGTTTATAAGGTGAATTTTAAGTCCCACTTGCCTTTGCCAGGCAGACATATTGGTATTTTTTAAGGGTTTTAAGAGTTGGTTACTGTTTTTATCACACCGTTTTATGAGGCTCACAGGATTATGGGTAGGAATCCATGATTGGTTGGCGGGGAGTGAATTATTACTTAAATATTGGCATATAAGGAGGGCTGCATCTTCTCCCAGAATCGCTCTAATTCCCCGGGCCCTGAGCTTTCCCCGAAGAGCAGGTCAAACCCAAACCTTACACTGGCGTTTCATTTTCGGCTTTGCGCTCGGATTCCGGGACATCCTGTTCTGCAGAGAATCCAAACGTCGTTATTTCCGTCAGCGGTTTAGTTTGCGAAACGTGGACCCATTTCAGGTTCTAGGCTCAGTCATTAGGCGCATGGGATGTCCAAACAGAATGCGATAGGGTTACATGTTTGTCCTTAGTCTGTTACTGCTGCGGATGGCAGAGAAAATCAGAGGCAGTTTATCCGGCCAATCTTTCCCCGTGTGCTTtgctaccttctggaaaggttccttaACCGTGCGGTTCACGCACTCTCCTTGGCCTGAGGCCGGAGGCCGGAGCTTCTCTctaacttccttccttcctccttggCAATTTAGCAATAAAATCAGTTTGAACCCCATGCCCCGTGCCCTCGGTGCATCGTCAGCTgtgggcccttgttgccaagaaggctaatgacattctgggctgtataagtaggggcatggccagcagatcgagggacgtgatcattcccctctattcgacattggtgaggtctcatctggagactgggtccagttttgggccccccactacagaagggatttggacaaattggagagagtccagcggagggcaacgaaaatgattgggggctggagcacatgacttacgaggagatcctgagggaactgggattgtttagtctgcagaagagaagagtgaggggggatttgatagctgctttcaactacctgaaggggggctccaaagaggatggatctagactgttctcagtggtggcagatgatagaacaaggagcaatggtctctagttgcagaggggcaggtcgaggttggatattaggaaacactatttccctaggagggtggtgaagcactggaatgggttccctagggaggtggtgggatctccacccttagaggtttttagggcctggcttgacaaagccctggctgggatgattgagttgggattggtcctgctttgagcagggggttggactagacacctcctgaggtcccttccaatcctgatcttctatgatttgtcaagaacaaatcatgtcaaaccaacctgatcgctttccttgacagggtaacaagccttgcggATGGAGGAAGTGGTAGAAGTGGTATATCTTggctttagtaaagcttttgatactgtcctgcgcaaccttctcataaacaaactagggaaaggcaactcagatggagctactataaggtgggtgcaaaactgggcGGAAAACAGCTCCCAGAGAGTCGTTatgagtggttcacagtcatgctagaagggcataacgagtggggtcccgcagagatcagttctgggtctgattctgatcaaTATCTCCATCAATGATtttgataatggcatagagaggacacttataaagtttgtggccgataccaagctgggaagggttgcaagtactttggaggataggattaaaattcaaaatgatctggacaaactggagaaatggtccaaagtaaataggatgaaattcaataagaagaaatgcaaagttctccatttaggaaggaacaatcagttgggaaatgactgcctaggaaggagcactgcaggaagggatctgggggtcagagtggatcacaagctaaatatgagtcaacagtgtgacgctgttgcaaaaaaagccaacatcattctgggctgtattagcaggagtgttgtaagcaagacacgagaagtcattcttccgctctgctccgcgctgattaggcctcagctggagtattgtgtccagtttgggtgccacattgcaggaaagatgtggacaaattggagagtccagagaagagcaacaaaaatgatgaaaaggtctagaaaacatgagctatgagggaggATTGAAAAACGTGGGttggtttagtctggagaagagaagactgagaggggacgtgagaacagttttcaagtatgtaaaagattgttaacaaggaggagggagaaaaattgttattgttaatctctgaggacaggacaagaagcaaggggcttaaactgcagcaagggcggtttaggttggacattagcaaatacttcctggctgtcagggtggttaagcactggaataaattgccctgggaggtgggggaatctctgtcattggggatttttaagagcaggctggacaaacacctgtcagggatggtctagataatactgagtcctgccaggagtgcaggggactggattagagacctcgcgaggtcccttccagtcctacgattctatgactctgggttgcctcagtttccccatggggAGAATGGTGTCCCCCtctttggtaaagtgctttgaggtcaggagggagcactgggcaggTTCGATTTCGAAGGGTCTGACGACGCGTCGCGGATAAGCACGAGCAGGACCACGCAGAGGGCGAGACATTGCAGTGTTTGTGGACGAAGGTGCTAGGAAGAGGGTTGGAGACATAAgctcttgtatcagaggcctggcatgaggcaggacctgctcaccgaatctggcaagaacagggctgacaCTTCAGGAATTCACATTCCTCGGAAGTGCTGCTCGCCGAGCGCTGACACAAACACCTCCCGATATCCAGAGGTACCGGAACATCCTGATACCAAGGATGGGATGAAAACATTGCCCAGGGACAACAGGAACACATGGTCCCTTCCTCAAAGATAAGGTCAGGACGACAGAACGTGACAGAGATGGTTTGTTCGAACCAATTTGTACAAAGTGATGGGTGATGACTGGCCACGTCGGGGGAAGTAATGAACTGGGGCAGAGGcagtatgtaacttgtttgtatcagggtaCAAAGCTGgatctcagagggagtgtctttgtctggcctagggaggAACAGAAAGTCCGGCCGTTCGCTGAGCTGCTCACTGTTACAGGCACACATGTATTAATGGTCCGGTAGCGTCTGCGGGATATTAGTACTATGCTTCGTCAACAATTAACCTAGCCAGGTGCCTTCATCCCTTAAccgatcttgtggtcattgggcggttCGCTCGAGGTCTCTGCAGGGCAAGGCCGGTACGCAAACACAGCCCAACATCTATCAACCTCTATCCACACCCGCGAACCCAAACGCGCCGGTGAACAGAGTTGGCACAAAACTTGCACTAACCCAGGCCAATTAAAGATCGAAATCAAAAACCTCATCCAAACGCACCAAAGCCACGGGATAAAGCAATATGGCTGGCTCAGTGGAGGAGGGAATGGGGCACAGGGcctcccatctggccccaggcCAGGGCTGGATCGCTGCTGTCTCTCCTGCTTCGCTGGCCCGGCATCTGGAACCCGGTCGGACCAGTCCCTGATCTTGTGCCAGGCCCTGCAGCGTCCCCAGGCTTGTTCCTTGCTGCGTTAATTAGCGGAGTGACTCCAGTTCCTGAA is a window encoding:
- the VMO1 gene encoding vitelline membrane outer layer protein 1 homolog, whose translation is MQLGALLCLLLAPGAMLGGQAKVPPSRPYNQVIVVPNGAPRGVWGPVEMCPEGSYANGFNSKGNAPGEDNTGLNGIRLHCSDGTTIQSSVGAWGWWQRARYCPWGYLRAFSLGVQPRQDARDDVAATSLRVACSDGELLAGDAGDREGPWSHPCLSGSVCGLQTRVEEPGGQRGANTALNDFRFFCCPP